In Streptomyces kaniharaensis, one genomic interval encodes:
- a CDS encoding P-loop NTPase family protein has product MRKIALFGPPATGKSTLARWLSAELGHPHTDLDDLLFTPDGPLPLPEFRRQAGEITRQDTWIVEGNFSKLADVVWHRADVLVWLDFQLPLIMYRIVRRSLYQLTGYEDSPQARRLTWSKAFFSRRSLLRTAIRKYRNNRPRYVQQVSETADQGVKVVRLHSPREVRRWMELMKGPAESHSRGATRHTTGP; this is encoded by the coding sequence ATGCGGAAAATCGCACTCTTCGGACCACCCGCCACAGGAAAATCCACTCTGGCTAGGTGGCTCTCGGCAGAACTCGGCCACCCACACACAGACCTCGATGACCTTCTCTTCACCCCTGACGGCCCCCTGCCGCTGCCCGAGTTCCGCCGGCAGGCAGGAGAGATCACACGGCAAGACACGTGGATCGTCGAAGGGAACTTCTCCAAGCTGGCCGACGTCGTCTGGCACCGCGCCGACGTACTCGTGTGGCTCGACTTTCAGCTACCCCTGATCATGTACCGCATAGTGCGCCGTAGCCTCTATCAGCTCACCGGATACGAGGACAGCCCACAAGCACGGCGACTGACCTGGAGCAAAGCATTCTTCAGCCGCCGGTCGCTGTTGCGCACCGCCATCCGCAAGTACCGGAACAACCGGCCCCGCTACGTCCAACAGGTATCCGAGACAGCCGATCAGGGCGTCAAGGTGGTCAGGCTCCACAGTCCGCGCGAAGTCCGCCGTTGGATGGAACTGATGAAAGGGCCGGCGGAGAGCCACTCACGCGGAGCGACCCGGCACACCACCGGCCCTTAA
- a CDS encoding DNA-binding protein: MIPRNRPVINEADIAEQAGVPIATWRRRDAPAFRQRVASLFPRSRILIYDLAQARAYLAGGPIPVLPAGEHPDDLLNDEETAAVLGVTASTVRAYATQGYISAGKTVYSVRVWPRCDIEERRKNPPGQGKGGGRPPGTGKGPRKAHAYEGDPRLHTATAALSTAGDTPRHRIAASLAQQHGGSTRTWERLLTQVSQTSPPG; this comes from the coding sequence GTGATCCCCCGTAACCGACCAGTGATCAATGAAGCCGATATCGCCGAGCAGGCTGGCGTCCCCATCGCCACATGGAGGCGACGTGATGCCCCCGCCTTCCGTCAGCGCGTAGCAAGCCTCTTTCCTCGCAGCCGCATCCTGATCTACGACCTGGCTCAAGCTCGTGCTTACCTCGCGGGCGGACCCATCCCTGTGCTGCCCGCCGGAGAACATCCCGACGACCTTCTCAACGACGAAGAGACGGCCGCCGTACTCGGCGTTACGGCCAGCACCGTCCGCGCCTACGCGACCCAGGGTTACATCTCAGCAGGAAAGACCGTCTACAGCGTGCGGGTGTGGCCCCGCTGTGACATTGAGGAACGCCGGAAGAACCCGCCCGGGCAGGGGAAGGGAGGAGGCCGGCCGCCAGGCACAGGAAAAGGCCCGCGCAAGGCACACGCCTACGAGGGTGATCCCCGTCTGCACACTGCGACCGCAGCCCTCAGCACTGCTGGCGACACCCCCCGCCATCGCATCGCAGCATCCCTTGCCCAACAGCACGGCGGGTCAACACGCACTTGGGAACGCCTCCTCACCCAGGTCAGCCAGACCTCCCCGCCCGGCTGA